CGTGGATCACCCCACCATCTCCTTTTTCTACATTGAAGATGGAGTATTAATCGATATTCCCGAGCACGAGTATGAACCAGTGGCCCAAGCTTTTCTAAACAAATTCCCTGAATACGCCTAACTTTCTCGTATTTATGTACAGACACTATCTGCTCCATAGCTGAATAGCCTATATAAGAAACTTGCTGACAGGAGGCTCTTTTATGCAGATAGTGGTTGTCCGTCCCGGGGAATCGATCTGGGCGATTGCCAATCGTTTCGGTGTTTCCCCCAATGTGATCATTGACATTAATCAACTAGCAGATTCAACGAGATTGGTACCAGGCCAAGCGCTCGTCATTCCTAACTCGACTGGATATCACATTATTCAATCAGGCGAAAGTATTTGGGCTTTAGCTGGAAGATACGGTGTGACCGTCGATCAACTATTACAAGCTAATCCGGAAATTAATCCGATGCAACTAACCGTAGGCACCCGTATAAAAATACCTTCAGAACCCAAACCCACCATCGAAACGAACGGTTATCTCGAGCCAAAAGGCACTGAGCGAGACGCTAAAATTGTAAAAGAAGATGCATCTGCACTCACTTACTTTAGTCTGTTCAGCTATCAAGTAAAAAAAGATGGTAGCCTTACTCCACCTAAAGATGAAAAAGCCCTAAGCGCCATTCAGGAAACGAACTCAATGCCTATGATGGTGCTCACCAACTTCACCGAAGGTAATTTTTCTCCTGATATTACCCGCTCCATCTTTACCGATAACGAGCGCATCAACAAGTTAATCGACTCTGTCTTAGCCACGATGAAAAGCAAAGGATATGGAGCTCTCAATATTGACTTTGAACGCATTTATCCAGATGACCGTGAACTTTACAATGCCTTTTTACGCAAAATCGCCACGCGAGTTCGTCAAGCTGGCTACTTGATCTCCACCGCACTTGCACCGAAAAAAAGCGCAGAACAAACAGGTCCATGGTATAGTGCACATGACTATGCAGCCCATGGACAAATCGTAGATTTCGTTATTCTAATGACATATGAATGGGGCTGGTCTGGAGGACCTCCCATGGCAGTCTCCCCTCTTCCACAAGTAGAGGAGGTAGTAAAGTATGCACTTTCTGTCATGCCCGCCGATAAAATTATGATGAGCGCCCCCCTCTATGGATATGACTGGACACTCCCTTATAAAAAAGGGGGGGACTTTGCGCCTCTTGTCGATCCACAAGAAGCAATCCAAATCGCCTGGAAACGAGGAGCTGTCATCCAATACGACACCGAAGCGCAAGCGCCTTATTATAACTACTACGATGACGCTGGTAAGAAACATGTCGTATGGTTTGAAGATGCACGCAGTATCCAAGCCAAGTATAAACTGATCAAACAATGGAAGCTGCGTGGTATCAGCTACTGGGTACTAGGAAACGACTTCCCTCAAAGCTGGGCTCTTCTCCAAAGCGAATTTAACATTAAAAAGTTACGCTAAACCACTACACCCCCTAGTCGACCCAGACTAGGGGGTGTAGTGGTTCGTTAAGCTAATTTTGCCAGTGCGGTCTGCACTTCTTCATTTCCAGAAAATAAGTCAAACGAATGGCGGAAAGTACCCGGAGCCTCCAAGGATTCTACTGCCGTCAGGGCCACATCAGCCCGTGGAATCGAATCTGTACGATACTCCAACGAGGGAGCAATCACAATCTTACCCGTACCCTTCTCGTCCGAAAGGCGTCCGGGGCGAAGGATCGTATAATTGATCCCTTTTGTTCGTAAGTGCTTATCGGCCGCCGATTTAGCGCGCAAATAATGCTTCATCGCATCAGAAGTTGCCGCTTCTGGCTGGTCTGCTTTAATAGAGCTAATCATAATAAAGCGATCCACCCCATATTGCTCCGCTAAATCTGCTGCTTTCTTCGCCCCTTCCTGATCAATAGCCGTCGTTTTATCTAAACCGGTATGAGCACCCGAGCCAGCCGTAAAAATGATTGCATCTGCCCCATCAATAGCATGACTAAAATCCTGCTCCAAATCAGCTATTACCGGTGTCGCTCCCAAATTTATAAAAAAAGAGGCCTGTTCTTCTTTACGGATCATCGCCCGTACCTCATGATTTCGTTCAAGTAATGTTCTCACAATCTCTCGACCAATATTCCCATTGGCACCAATTACAGTGATGTTCAAGATCATTCTACCCCTTTCTCTGTGTTTGCTTCACTCCCTTTCGTTTTTCCCTACCCGTATATTGGTTAAACACGTATGCCCTAATGCCCCTTCCTACGGACGTTGTATAAAGTTGGCTTCCCGCACAAGCCTCCTGTGCTTCCTAAGATGTTCCTGGAGTAACATCCACTGAGAAGGGATCGCCTCATAGTGACCTGCCTCCTGCGCGCGTCGCAATTCTTTTTTCAATGGAGCTACATGATTACTAAAATACCAATCACTTTCCTTTATCATCTTCTTTTTTGGGGAACCTTGGGCTTTTGAGGGGGTTTGTTTCTTTTTCTTAGTCATGCTCTTCACCCTTTCTACCTGTGTCTATTAATCATATGCGTCTTCTAAGTAAAAGTTGTCCCCCTCCCCCATCACAAAAGCCCCTCGCATCGCGAGGGGCTTTTGTGATTTAACTATAGAAAACTTTCTTATTTACTCACACCAACAGAACGAACAAGTGTCCGCTTAAACGGTTCACCATTTTTAAGTTTGCCTTCGATGTTAATTGTAACGTTATAAGAGCCAGATTTCTTCTTCGCAGTAAACGTACCATCATAGCTTCCCTGCTTGCGATTTTTCTTCAGCTTTTTTTCTTCTTTCTTCTGTTTAGATTGCTGCTTATTCTGATCAACATCCACAATCTTCATATCTATCTTAATAGAGTCTTGATCAAACTTCTCTGGATTCTTCAATTCTATTTCGACTGGGATATCCCCTTCTCCTTCAGAAGTAGCAATATCAACTGAAGCTGTTTCTTCACCATCAAATGCGACCATCATGAAGTATGCATCATCTGATTTGCTCTTCATCTGCACCTTCCACGCCCCTGCCTCAGGCTTGGCTACCTTAAAGGCCTGAATAGTAGCTTCGTTAAAGAACTCTTTCCCTTCACCGGCAGAATAGACGCTACTCTTCTTGGTATATACTTTACCTGATGGTGAAATCAACTTGATTTTCACCTTATTCTTACTCATCACCTGGAAAACGGCTTCATCAACATCAGATTGAACAGCCACTTCTTCTACTACCGTGGCTTTCTTTTTCAATTCCCCACCTTGTAGATACTGCTCGCCACGTTCTTCCATCCCCGTTGCAGACTCTGAACTCACCTCATTTGCAGACGCCTTGCTGCCTGCCAAGCTCATAACTTTCTTTTCTGCCTTCCATTGCATGGCATTATCAAAAGATACGAGAGAAGCTGGATCATCAACAACGGACTCAATACGAGAAAATACCTTCTTACCTTCCGTGATAGAGTAATGATTTAGATCATCATCAGTAAAGAGATGCTTACCATTCATCAGTTTTGTACTCCACACGTTTACAGCGCCATCATTGGAACCATAGGAGCGTAAGTAAGCTCCTGCCAACCATAGCGAACTTCCAAAGGAACCCCAATCTTTACCTGCTACAGTGAAATACTCATTTTCGTTCACATCTTCATCAACGTCTGTACGCTTACGAAATTGATCCATTTCCGCTGTTTGCAAAGAGTAAGTTCCATCTGACTGCATCCCGATAACATCTGCCAACCAACCTGCATACCAGCTATACGAAAGATTGGCTAAGTGAGAACCTTTATGCGGGGATGCCAAAGTAACGACGTTATCAACATAGTAATCAGCATTATAATGAATTAAAGCAGTCTGCGAATCGATCCCGCCCTTACTGTGAGCAACAATATTTACTTTTTTTCCATAAAAATCAGAGATCTGTTGCAATTGCTCTGCAAGAATGCGTCCATTATCCCATTGAGCCGCAGCATACTTATCGCCTGCAGCATCATACAACTGTACAAAGGCTGTTTGGTAACCCTCTTCCCGCGCCACATCATACATATTCCCTGAACCTTCTAACCAAGTAGTGGCGTTCGATCCCAATCCTTGAACAAAAACGATTGGCGATTTCTTTTCATCCACATTATTTGGTGACTCTCCTACGTACCACGTTCCTGGAATTAATCCTGTCTCCGTTTTATTTTCCCAAGAAGCAATCTCATCTGCTGACAAAACGTTCCCTTTTTCAACCAATTGCTCTAACAGTGAAAAGTCGATCTTGTCGCTCCCTTTACCTGCCCATGCTACCGGGGATGGAAGCGCTACCACAAATAAAATTACCAAAGCTAGCAGCAGACGTGACGCCTGTCTCAAAACGACCCACTCCTTTAAACATAATCGCAAAGTTTGTTAGTACAAACTCTATTATATTAGATATTTTATAAAAATACTAGAGTATTTTTTGACATAACACAAAAAATTGCAAGTTAACATCAGCTGCATAAAAAGCCATCCGTATATATCTTTTATACGGATGGCTTTTCTCTCTCTCTAGATCGATATAATGTTTGGTCCCTATTCTAGCGAACAGGAGTCTTGGATTCAGATTTACTGCTACTTACCAATTGTTTGCTTGCATAGTATGCTACTTGATCAATATCATAGCCATATTTCGTAACAGAGGAATCTGTAACAAGATTAGCCGTGATCTTATCTGAGTCCACAATAGCCCAGAAGCCTTCTTTCTCTCCATCATGTGTCTCGATCACTTTACCTGAACCATCCAAGATCTTCACCACATCATAACGAGCTTCAGTATCAAATTTGCTAAAATGTAAAGCTACTTTTTGTGCCCCTGCCTTACTGTAGCTCACCTTCGTGTTGCTGTTATTGGCGTATGGGTGAGGGCTGGAAAAACTTTTTTCTTCATAGTACCATTGCGCACTCTCTTCTGACGAAGACCCAGGGTAAGTCGCCCTCAATTCGTAAGACTGTGAAGACTTCGCGCCATTATACCCTACAACCAATACATAATACTTCCCTGCTGCTGCATTGCTGTACGAAATCGACTCCGCTGAAGTATTTCCGTTTTCAGATGACTTCAACTCCGTGCCAGATGCGTTGTATAGATATAAATCGTAGTCTGCTGGTAAATTGCCCAGGTCAATACTTATGGTTCCTTTCCCACCTGTGGTAAAGGAGAACCAATCTTGATCAGTACTGCTCCCGATCTGTGCCTTATACGTTTTCCCTGAAGTAATCGGACCATAAGCGGTCGCTAGCGTGTTATTCGCTTCATACGCATCGCCTTCGCTCTGATTATCATCTCCACCCGCAAACTGAGAGCCCAATCCTACAGCTGCCCAGGCATTGGTTAGTGCAATTGTTTCTTGTGCAGACGCACCGTACAG
This sequence is a window from Mechercharimyces sp. CAU 1602. Protein-coding genes within it:
- a CDS encoding glycoside hydrolase family 18 protein gives rise to the protein MQIVVVRPGESIWAIANRFGVSPNVIIDINQLADSTRLVPGQALVIPNSTGYHIIQSGESIWALAGRYGVTVDQLLQANPEINPMQLTVGTRIKIPSEPKPTIETNGYLEPKGTERDAKIVKEDASALTYFSLFSYQVKKDGSLTPPKDEKALSAIQETNSMPMMVLTNFTEGNFSPDITRSIFTDNERINKLIDSVLATMKSKGYGALNIDFERIYPDDRELYNAFLRKIATRVRQAGYLISTALAPKKSAEQTGPWYSAHDYAAHGQIVDFVILMTYEWGWSGGPPMAVSPLPQVEEVVKYALSVMPADKIMMSAPLYGYDWTLPYKKGGDFAPLVDPQEAIQIAWKRGAVIQYDTEAQAPYYNYYDDAGKKHVVWFEDARSIQAKYKLIKQWKLRGISYWVLGNDFPQSWALLQSEFNIKKLR
- a CDS encoding SDR family oxidoreductase, with product MNITVIGANGNIGREIVRTLLERNHEVRAMIRKEEQASFFINLGATPVIADLEQDFSHAIDGADAIIFTAGSGAHTGLDKTTAIDQEGAKKAADLAEQYGVDRFIMISSIKADQPEAATSDAMKHYLRAKSAADKHLRTKGINYTILRPGRLSDEKGTGKIVIAPSLEYRTDSIPRADVALTAVESLEAPGTFRHSFDLFSGNEEVQTALAKLA
- a CDS encoding triacylglycerol lipase, encoding MRQASRLLLALVILFVVALPSPVAWAGKGSDKIDFSLLEQLVEKGNVLSADEIASWENKTETGLIPGTWYVGESPNNVDEKKSPIVFVQGLGSNATTWLEGSGNMYDVAREEGYQTAFVQLYDAAGDKYAAAQWDNGRILAEQLQQISDFYGKKVNIVAHSKGGIDSQTALIHYNADYYVDNVVTLASPHKGSHLANLSYSWYAGWLADVIGMQSDGTYSLQTAEMDQFRKRTDVDEDVNENEYFTVAGKDWGSFGSSLWLAGAYLRSYGSNDGAVNVWSTKLMNGKHLFTDDDLNHYSITEGKKVFSRIESVVDDPASLVSFDNAMQWKAEKKVMSLAGSKASANEVSSESATGMEERGEQYLQGGELKKKATVVEEVAVQSDVDEAVFQVMSKNKVKIKLISPSGKVYTKKSSVYSAGEGKEFFNEATIQAFKVAKPEAGAWKVQMKSKSDDAYFMMVAFDGEETASVDIATSEGEGDIPVEIELKNPEKFDQDSIKIDMKIVDVDQNKQQSKQKKEEKKLKKNRKQGSYDGTFTAKKKSGSYNVTINIEGKLKNGEPFKRTLVRSVGVSK